In Deferribacterota bacterium, the genomic stretch CAATTCTTGATATATAAGTAGTATAACCTAGATTATATATATATTTATTATATAGTTGCATATTTTTTGGGGAGCTGCCTAAATCATGGATTATTAATGCGCCTACATCATTTTTTTTACCTTCATAAAAAGCTGGCATACTTACTTCTTCTCTTATCCCTTCTGAAAAAGCCCTTTTTATATCTAAAAGTACGATCTCTTGTAAATCAATATCTGTTAGATCAACAAAAGGTTTAATTTTATTCTTTATCATAAAAAATTATTAAATTATTTTTATTAAATTTAGTATATTATAATTATAATATTTTATCAAAGATTAAGTTATTTTGCCATCAACAATCTTTATAATCTTTTTTGCATATTTTGCAATTGTACTTTCATGGGTAACAACTATAATAGTCTTACCATCATCATTAAGTTTTTTAATATACTTCATAATAGCATGAGAACGCTCACTATCTAATTGACCTGTTGGTTCATCTGCTAGTATGATCTCTGGATCATTCATTAGTGCTCTTGCTATTGCAATCCTTTGCTGTTGTCCGCCTGAAAGTTGGTTTGGCTTAACCTTTGCTTTATCTTTTAAGCCAAGATTTTCTAATAGATTATATGCACGATCTATATATTTTGATGGTATTTTATCTGAATAATATATTGGTAGCATTATATTTTCTAATATTGTAAGATATTGGATTAGATAAAAAGATTGAAAAATAAAACCAATTTTTTTATTTCTTAATTCTGACATTTGATCATCATCTAGTTTTGATATATCTATATCATCAAGATAATATTTTCCACTATTTGGCGTATCAAGGAGTCCTATTATATTCATTAAAGTTGTTTTGCCAGAGCCAGATGGACCCATAATTGCAATAAATTCACCCTTTTCAATTTTTAGGTTTATGTTATTTAATACAGTAAGTGGCTTTTCGTTTACAATGTATGTTTTGTTTATATTGATCAAATTAACCATTATTTTCTATTTTTATATCAACTGCAATTTTATCGCCTTCTTTTAATCCCTTTAGTATTTCTGCGTTATCTTCACCTCTTTTACCCACTTTGACAGCAACTTTTTCAATAATATTTTTTTCCAAATCTATTATTTTATAAACTATATATTTGTCTATATCCCATTTTAAAGCCTCTTTTGGAATAACTAATATATTTTCTTTTTCTGATATCATTATTTTTGCTTGGGTTGTCATCTCTGGTTTAAATAAAAGTGCTGTTTTTTCCTCAATATTGACTATTGCTTTATAATATACAATGTTATCAAAAATCTCAGGCCCAAGATTTATCCTATCTACTACCCCTTGAAATGTTTTATCTGGATAGGTATCTACTGAATATTTAACATTTTGACCTACCTTTACGTTGCTAATATCAGTTTCATCAATATAAATCCACATCTCTAATTTTCTAGGATTTATAAT encodes the following:
- a CDS encoding ABC transporter ATP-binding protein → MVNLININKTYIVNEKPLTVLNNINLKIEKGEFIAIMGPSGSGKTTLMNIIGLLDTPNSGKYYLDDIDISKLDDDQMSELRNKKIGFIFQSFYLIQYLTILENIMLPIYYSDKIPSKYIDRAYNLLENLGLKDKAKVKPNQLSGGQQQRIAIARALMNDPEIILADEPTGQLDSERSHAIMKYIKKLNDDGKTIIVVTHESTIAKYAKKIIKIVDGKIT